GGCTTTCACAGACCAGGAATATTCCAAATCTTGAATTTTTGCGGTTTAAATAATCAACGGCCAAATCATAAATGAGGTATGTGCAGTGTGATGTGAGAGATTTATGTTTATTCTATCTCTAATCTGTTAGTATGAGAGAGCTATTACAGTTTATCTGAATGCTTTTTGTAATTTGTGACATGACACCTGTCATGAATATGAATGATGGTGACCGATGTCTTAAAGTGTTAATTGTTAGCAACTTATGATGCAAAATTGATAATATTCAAGTCTTTGGTTTGGGGTTtaatttcattgtactttgtatGCTCTATTCTATTAATTGTAAATATTCATGAATATAGTGATTATAATCTTGAAGCTACAGCACCAATATTACTACAACTTATTGTACACTAAGTGAggttaaaactttattttatcccgtattcgggaatttttttggttgcagtagcaagacagacataagacatataagacattgtagacctagttaaaaaaaatggagccacacacagcaTATTCACAAGGCCTCCGATTTATGTTATCTTTCTGTTTTGTGCTGAAATGCTGGTCTTTCTTTTGGAATTTTGTAGTGAATGAAtgggtttattttttacaatgtcAGTCAATGCAATGTACCAGCcactatatgtgtgtgtgagagtgtgtgtgcatgcgcgTGAGCGAGTTGGTGGGTGGTCACATGGCAGAGATCCCGCTGCTCAGGGTCGTTGTGTTTActaacaagaggaagaggaggtcaTATTGTACACACTCCTCTAATCAGCGTTTGTTCAAATGTCGTCCACAGTTTGCCGGTCTCGCTGGGACGGATAGTTTCTTCATATTCTGCTTTTCACTGGGTAAGTGCCATTAACTTATTTCCACTGGAGGTCTGAGTGTATGGCACGTTTAGTGTGAATGGTGACCTTGCTTCCTGTTTTCAATTGCATGCAAGATTTCAGGAGCAGCTGTTTGTGTTGACTTCTTTTATCAATAACACACTGGTCAATGCAATGTGAATGAGTTGCAAGTCAGTGTCAAGTTTTCCACTcttgttttggaaaatgaaggCTTAAAATAGATTTTGACATGTGTCAAGgctctgctttttctttttcaagactgtTTGATCAGTGTGCTTGGAAGCTAGACAGcacataaacaaacacacattatGATGCATCTGCAAATCAGAGGCAGGGACACAGTGACCCATTGTAACTTGGCAGAGAACAAGTCATGCTAAGGGGCACAGCTGACTGTAACGTGCAGTCGAGCAATAAAAGGCAGTGAAAGTAAGAGCGAGAAGAAAGATTTTCATCTTCCTATCAGAGTAATGACAAAGATATTTCAGAGCTGCTCTTTGAGGCTAGtgatgacactttttttaatgactaaacTGTTTGAGCACACAAACTAGGAAATAAACATGCATTTACTattaaaatattgcaataatAATTTGAATCTGGCCTCAACAtttgtggacatcacatttttagtCATGTAGTCCAAAATGTTAACATTGTGCTCTACTTAATATATGTTAACACCAGTTTTTTTATGAggttatgtattttaaaaaaataatttaaaggtAGATATTGTTCACGTAACCTGTAAAGTTTTACAGTATGTATTTGAAAGATAGCAAGTGATAACACGTGTGTATTCAGCAGAAACAGAGCAGATTGGTGTAGAACTCTGACCTTTGTCCTTCTACTGGCCAATCAACATGGGATCTTCAACATTGGGAAAAGCGGCTTCTCTTGATGCTCTCTTAAATGAATGCATCAATGCATTTGGTGAGTGATGcacaatgacatttaaagtgTTGATGCTTCTCTTATATTACAGGGAGTCCTTTTGAGTTATGACCAAAAATTGCAATTCAATGACTTGGCATTTTGTCTTCACAGATGACAACGGAGAGCTGCAGTCCAACCTCCCTCGTATTCTTCTGTTGATGCATCGCTGGTATGTTACATCTTCGGAACTGGCTGGAAAACTGCTGATGATATATCCTTACGAAcatgttggctgccattggcggcAATAGACATGCCATCTTGCTTGTGAAATTGTTAACTatgtgacattaaaaaaaacaattcaacaacaacaaaaccttgACTAAATGATACGTACCGTGACTGCAAAGATGATGACTGCCAGAAAACCAGACTAAAGATTTGTTACTTGATGAGGTAAGACATGTCAATCACACACTGTTTCAAGAATGATCACAAAGTCACAGATGTGTAATATCATATCGTATAATGTGTCTAGGTACTGGATAGGGGCATTCCCTGCAGAGTTCAACCTGGACTTGGGTCTGATTAGGATAACAGAGGAATTCCGAGAAGTTGCAGAAAGGCTCAGTTGTGAGGAGCATTTCAAGCTTATTGACATTTCTACCATGTAAGTCAGATGGACATTTTACGATATGACTTGCAGAGAGAAATGTACCTGTACCTGCTAAACCATAGTTTTTATTAGTGCTGGGCAATAATTTCAACGTTTTAATCAAAATGCATGACATTAGGCCACCTTGCCTTTTTTATACTCATTTTAAGACCTAAAGTTACAACTGAAAGATGCACAAagatgaaaatgattgaatcatTACTTCAACCAATTTTTGGGGCCTCATCTATTTTTGAAGACTCATCAGCATGACATTTCCACATTTAAGCCAACCGCTACCCCCTATTTCTCTCACGATGAATGCTTTCTGCAGCCCATCGTATGATTGGATGCGGAAATTGACGCAGCGTAAAAAGCACGTGAAGAAAGGAAAAGCTTCACTCTTGTTTGACCACCTGGAAGCCATGGAGCTGGCGGAACACATGACTTATTTGGAGTTTAAGTCCATCAGGAGGATATCGGTAAGTACATTTCTTTGCcttattttccaacatttttccaTTGCAATTGACTAATTGTGCTTGACTACTTTGGTTTCTGTCTCCAGTTTCCTGATTATAAGAGCTACGTGATCCACGGTTGCCTGGTGGACAATCCCACACTGGAACGCTCCATTGCTCTCTTCAACGGAGTTTCCCAGTGGGTCCAACTCATGGTGTTAAGCAAGCTGACACCTCCAACCAGGGCAGAAGTGATCACTAAATACATCCATGTTGCTCAGGTAAGTTCTCCTGAAAGATGTGGCTGTCTTATTAACAACTAGCAATTGGTTAGAGTGTATCAGTGAATTATAAAGGCATGATAATTAATCCAGGGGCTAATTTACAACAAAAGTCTTCATCCTATTAGAAACTTCTACAGCTGCAGAACTTCAACACTTTAATGGCAGTGGTGGGAGGACTCAGTCACAGTTCCATTTCTCGCCTGAAGGAGACGCAATCCTATCTATCTATGGATGTAGTGAAGGTAAATGAATGGCTCTGATCTCCAAACTTGGACATGATCGTCACTTATTCGGTCCTTTGCTCTTTGGCTAAACGGCTTGAATCCAAACCCAGATGTGGCGTGAGATGACAGAATTGGTTTCTTCCAACAATAACTACTCTATCTACCGCAAGGCCTTTAACGACTGTCAAGGCTTTAAAATCCCCATCCTGGGTGTCCACCTGAAAGACCTCATAGCCATGCATGTGGTCTTCCCTGACTGGGTGGCAGGCAGTAATAAGGTGAACTTAGTGAAAATGCAGCAGCTCTACGCCACCTTCAATGAGCTAGAGTCATTGCAGAGCAGTGTGGCCCAAGTGGAGCCCAATATGGACCTCATCTACCTGCTAACGGTGAGGCAGTACTTATGTCTTGCTCAACTGGACACATATATTTGATacttttggatgaaaaaaatctgcacatGCCGATTACCCCAAACATTTCCAGCTTTCTTTAGATCTTTACTACACCGAGGATGAGATTTACGAGTTGTCGTTGCTCAGGGAACCTCGGAATCCAAAATCGCTGGTAAGTTTCCTTGTAAACTGAGTCTGAGCATACTCTAACATGCAAAAATGCCTCATCTTTTGAAGAAACATAGATTACACACAGAAACTTGAATTGTTTCTACACAAGCtgtgaaaatttgaggtcattccaACGAAGAAAATTCTCTAAATAATTGCCCTACGAAATGAGGTCAAATATGCTGGAATACCCTGTAGGTCTAATAGTGAATTGTGGCTGATATCGTTTAATTCTAGCCATGAAATAGCCTGCAAAAGcacgagtttgacacccttgattatTGTTCAATTTTTCTTCATTCGTAAAAAC
The nucleotide sequence above comes from Stigmatopora nigra isolate UIUO_SnigA chromosome 12, RoL_Snig_1.1, whole genome shotgun sequence. Encoded proteins:
- the rasgrp3 gene encoding ras guanyl-releasing protein 3, which produces MGSSTLGKAASLDALLNECINAFDDNGELQSNLPRILLLMHRWYVTSSELAGKLLMMYRDCKDDDCQKTRLKICYLMRYWIGAFPAEFNLDLGLIRITEEFREVAERLSCEEHFKLIDISTIPSYDWMRKLTQRKKHVKKGKASLLFDHLEAMELAEHMTYLEFKSIRRISFPDYKSYVIHGCLVDNPTLERSIALFNGVSQWVQLMVLSKLTPPTRAEVITKYIHVAQKLLQLQNFNTLMAVVGGLSHSSISRLKETQSYLSMDVVKMWREMTELVSSNNNYSIYRKAFNDCQGFKIPILGVHLKDLIAMHVVFPDWVAGSNKVNLVKMQQLYATFNELESLQSSVAQVEPNMDLIYLLTLSLDLYYTEDEIYELSLLREPRNPKSLPTSPTTSNKPLVPLDWALGVTTKPDPSVVNKHIRKVVDSVFRNYDPDHDGYISQEDFENIAANFPFLDSFCVLDKDQDGLISKDEMIAYFLRANPLLQCKMGPGFLHNFQEMTFLKPTFCEHCAGFLWGIIKQGYKCKDCGVNCHKQCRELLVLACRKLLRSCSFGSATPDRHAHNSLPSSPALNTCTDKDEVFTFPATTSAHPIRDTKGITLMTGSAQRISVRLQRATISQATQTEPLWSEHSWRVTESGSHTFPKTKHRTPRESCKNQASWENQDNKQQQTALMQRSGKSARVQKTSVPGEHAQRIDDRTAQRGKVMDEAH